The genomic window GGGTGCGGGGGTAGGGCGAAGCGGGGCCGGCGGGCATGGGACCATGCTGGCCCAGAAGAGCATGCTGGCCCAGAAGAACATGCTGGCCCAGAAGGACATGGGGGCGGAGACGAAGTAGCTTCGCCCGCTCGATGGGGGAGGCGCTGCCGCTGGAACGGCGGGTGGCGCTGTGCCACGCCCCCACCCCCCTCGAGCCCATGGACCGCCTGGCGGCGTGGCTGGGGCTGCCCGAGGGCACCCTGGCCGTCAAGCGCGACGACTGCACCGGCCTGGCGGGCGGGGGCAACAAGGCCCGCAAGCTCGAGTACCTGTGCGCCGACGCCCTCGCCGCCGGCTGCGACGTCCTCGTGACCGGCGGGGGGCGCCAGAGCAACCACGTCCGCATGACCGCGGCCGCCGCCAACAAGCTCGGCATCGACGCCACCGTCGTCCTGGCCGGCGGGCGCCCCCGCCACCCGACCGGCAACGTGGTCCTGGACCACCTCCTCGGCCCCGAGATCGTGTGGGCCGGGGACCTCGACTACTACGAGACCGAGGCCGCCATCGACGGCGAAGCCGCCCGTCTCCGCCTCGCCTCCCGCCGCCCCTACGCCATCCCGGTGGGAGGCGCGTCCCCCGTCGGTGCCCTCGGCTACGTGCAGGCCGGCATCGAGCTGCTCGGCCAGGACCCCGACGTCGACGTGGTGGTGGTGGCCGACGGTTCCGGCGGCACCCACGCCGGCCTGGCCGCCGCCCTCGGGAACCACGACCGGGTGCTCGGCGTCGATGTCGGCACCCGCCCCGACCTCGACGAGCGGGTGCCGGAGAAGGCGGCCGAGGTGGCGGACCTGGCCGGGATGCAGGCCCCGGACGGGCGGTGCGTGATCGACCACGCCCGCTTCGGCGCCGGCTACGGCGCCATGACCGACGAGACCCGCCGGGCCCTCGACGCCGCCGCCCGCCTCGAGGGCCTGGTGCTCGACCCGGTGTACACGGGCAAGGCGATGGCGGGTCTCATCGCCGCGGTGGGCGCCGGCCGCATCCGGGCCGGCCAGCGGGTGGTGTTCCTGCACACCGGGGGCATGCCGGCGCTGTTCGCGTCGGCCTACGCCGAGTGGATCGCTAACGCATAGCGGCGGGTACCCGGGTCCTTCGGACCACGCCCGCCGCGTGCCTTGGGGCCCCGACCCCACGGCGGCCCTCCTATCGGCGCCGGTGGATCCCTTGCATCAATCCATCCAGTCGGGAGCGGCCTCGAGAAGGAAGCGGCTGACCGCCAGGCAGCGGTCGAAGGTCTCGCACATCAGCTCCTCCCCCGAGAGCACCCGGGCCAGGGACACCTGCTGATGGGCCACGATGTTGAGGCGGCGGTCGGCGGCGTCGGTGGCGGAGGCGAACGAGTCGATGGCCGAGACCTCGAGCGGGAGCTCGATCCCGCCCACCCCGGCGAGGTCGATGGCCAGCCGGAGAAGGTCGGGCCCCTTCTGCAGCGGCGGCAGCTGCCACGTGAAGTCCAGGGGGAAGTGGAAGCGGTCGGGCGGCTCCTTCTCCTCGGGCAGGTCCACGACCAGGTCCTCGAAGGACAAAAGGACCCGGGGGTCGACCTCGAGGGCCAGGTGGAGGTCGATCGGCCCCCCGCAGCCCTCCTCGGGATGCAGGTCCACCTCCCACACCTGGCGCAGCGAGTAGGTCTCGACGAAGTGGCGCTCGTCGTGGACGTGGAAGCCGTGGTCGACGGCGTGGTCCTTGAGCTCGGCCACGTACCCGGCGACGTCGATTACCGCCATGGGGCAAGCCTATGTTCGATCCCCGCCGGGTCCCCCACGCCCCGGCTCCCCCGCCGGGCGGGTCCCGGCCCCGCCGGCGGCCGCCCATCTGGTTTGCTGGCGGGGTGGACGACGGCACCCTGCTCGACGTCCTGCACGCCACCGTGGACGCCGTCTCCGCCGCCTTGGCCGGGGTGGACGACTGGGGGCCGGCCGGGACGCGGGCAGGCCAGTACCGCTCCGACCTGGTCGCCGACGCCGCCGCCCTCGGGGTCCTGACCGGGGCGGGCCTGGGCGTCCTGTCGGAGGAGTCGGGGCTGACCGAGCCCGACCGGGATCTGCTCGCGGTCCTCGATCCGCTCGACGGCTCCACCAACGCCTCCCGGGCCCTTCCCTGGTACGCCACGAGCATCTGCGTCCTCGACGCCGACGGCTGCCGGGCCGCCGTGGTGGCCAACCTCGCCAGTGGCCGCCGCTACCAGGCGGCCCGGGGGGCGGGAGCGACCTGTGACGGACGCCCCCTGGTCCCGTCGGGCCGGAAGCAGGCGGCGGGGGCCCTGGTCGCGGTGTCGGCGCTGCCCCGGGCCCACCCGCCCTGGGGCCAGACCCGGTCCCTCGGGGCATCGGCCCTCGACATCTGCCTGGTGGCCGAGGGGGTCCTCGACGCCTTCTGCGACAACGCCGCCGACGCCCACGGCCCGTGGGACTACCTGGGGGCGGCCCTGGTGTGCAGGGAGGCGGGAGCAGCGGTGGCCGACGCCCAGGGCCGGGACCTGGTGACGAGGGAGCACCGGGGCCGGCGGACGCCGGTGGCGGCCGCCACCCCCGAGCTGCTCGAGGAGATCGTCCGCTTCCGGACGGGGGCCGGCGGGCCCCCCGCCCGTTAAATCGATTGACGCCCGGCCTCGGATCGTGATGCAGTACCACTGTCGGCACCTCGGGCCGGCGCGCGAGCACGAAGGACAGGGGCGCATGCAGCAGACGTGGTGGACCATGAAGCCGAAGGGCACTCATGGCACCGCGGCGCGCCCGTGTGGGCATTTTGCCGCTGCCATGTCCGCCCGGTTCGGCGCCTACGGCACCGTTGATCTCGGCATCAACGCCACCGCCGTGCGGCCCGGGGCCTCCTGGAAGGGGAAGACTGGATAGGCCAGTCACCAACCAGAGGAAAGGCCCCCAGGCCGCCGGCACCAGCCGGCGGCCTTTCTGTTTCTCCCGGATCAGCCCTCAACACCGAAAGGGGACGGCCAGATGCTGGCCCAGCAGGGGAACACGACATACGAAGAGGTTTCGGAGGTCACCGACTGGTCCGCGGTGGTCTGGGACCAGGCCGCGTGCCGGAGCGACGGGGGCACGCTCGTGGATCTGTTCTTCTCCGAACAGCTCGACGACATAGCCCGGGCCAAGACGATCTGCCGGACCTGCCCGGTGATGGAGCCCTGCCTCGAAGGGGCCAGGGAGCGCCGGGAGCCCTGGGGCGTGTGGGGAGGCCAGCTGTTCATGAACGGCGTGATCCTCCCCTACAAGCGCAAGCGGGGTCGGCCGCCGAAGCACCTTTCGGTGGCGGCCCTGGGCGCCTGACCGCCCCGACCCGGGGTCAGGAAACCCCGGTCGCAGGGAGGGGCGTGGGGCAGCCGAGCGTGGTCGCCGGCCGCCCTGCGCCCTTTCCGTCAAACGGGAGGCGCCGGCCCTTCCGCCGGCCGGTCCCCCGAGCTGCGTCAGGCGGCGGCGCCGACCTCGCTCGTGCAGAACGCGCAGCGGCGGGCCTGGATCGGGATGCTGCTCAGGCACTCCGGGCACTCCCGGGTCAGCGACTCCGTCTCCACATCGGTCCGCCGGCGCGCCATCAGGGTGTTCACCGGCCGCACGACGAAGAAGAAGACGGCGGCGGCGATGATCACGAACGAGATGATGTCGTTCAGGAACTGTCCGTAGGAGAACACGCTGTGGCGGACGGTCACCTTGAGGGAGGAGAAGTTGACCTTCCCCGGAATGGTGACCAGTGGGGTCAGCAGGTTCTTCACGAACGACGCGACGACCGTTCCGAAGGCGGCGCCGATGACGATGCCCACGGCCAGGTCGACGACGCTGCCCCGCAGGATGAATGCCTTGAAGTCTTTGAGCATGCCCTCGAGGGTACCGACGCACTCAAGGCCCTGCCAGGGTCCCGCCGGCAGGGCGGCTATGGCACGATGCGGCCATGGGGGGTGACAAGGGGCGCGCCCCCGGCCCGGTGGGAGACGCCGACATCGCTCGGCTGTCCGAGGCCGACCACGACGAGCTGTTCTCCGCCTTCTCGCGGATCGTCGAGGACCGCGACGGCTTCCCCCAGGAGCCGCCGCTCTCCCGGACCGACTTCGACGACTACTGGCTGGCCCACTCGACGGCGGTGGTCCGGGCCCGGGTCGGCGGCGAGCTGGCCGGCGCCTACTACCTGAAGCCGAACTTCGTGGGGCGGGCGGCCCACATCGCCAACGCCGGGTATTTCGTGGTGGCCGGGTTCCGCGGCAGGCGTCTCGGGCGGGAGCTGATCGTCCACTCCCTCGACGAGGCCCGCCGGGTGGGCTTCGATGCCCTCCAGTTCAACCTGGTCTTCGAGTCCAACCCGGCCCGCCGGTTGTACGAGGAGCTGGGCTTCCAGGTCGTGGGGCGGATACCCCGGGCGGTCGATGGCGAGGACGCCCTGATCTACTGGCGTGCCCTCTAGGCCAGAGGGCTTACGCTTCAGATTCCGGGCGCTTAGCTCAGTTTGGTCAGAGCAGCTGGCTTACAACCAGCAGGTCGGGGGTTCGAGTCCCTCAGCGCCCACTCGCCGCT from Acidimicrobiales bacterium includes these protein-coding regions:
- a CDS encoding inositol monophosphatase; the protein is MDDGTLLDVLHATVDAVSAALAGVDDWGPAGTRAGQYRSDLVADAAALGVLTGAGLGVLSEESGLTEPDRDLLAVLDPLDGSTNASRALPWYATSICVLDADGCRAAVVANLASGRRYQAARGAGATCDGRPLVPSGRKQAAGALVAVSALPRAHPPWGQTRSLGASALDICLVAEGVLDAFCDNAADAHGPWDYLGAALVCREAGAAVADAQGRDLVTREHRGRRTPVAAATPELLEEIVRFRTGAGGPPAR
- a CDS encoding WhiB family transcriptional regulator — translated: MLAQQGNTTYEEVSEVTDWSAVVWDQAACRSDGGTLVDLFFSEQLDDIARAKTICRTCPVMEPCLEGARERREPWGVWGGQLFMNGVILPYKRKRGRPPKHLSVAALGA
- the mscL gene encoding large conductance mechanosensitive channel protein MscL; the encoded protein is MLKDFKAFILRGSVVDLAVGIVIGAAFGTVVASFVKNLLTPLVTIPGKVNFSSLKVTVRHSVFSYGQFLNDIISFVIIAAAVFFFVVRPVNTLMARRRTDVETESLTRECPECLSSIPIQARRCAFCTSEVGAAA
- a CDS encoding D-cysteine desulfhydrase family protein, translated to MGEALPLERRVALCHAPTPLEPMDRLAAWLGLPEGTLAVKRDDCTGLAGGGNKARKLEYLCADALAAGCDVLVTGGGRQSNHVRMTAAAANKLGIDATVVLAGGRPRHPTGNVVLDHLLGPEIVWAGDLDYYETEAAIDGEAARLRLASRRPYAIPVGGASPVGALGYVQAGIELLGQDPDVDVVVVADGSGGTHAGLAAALGNHDRVLGVDVGTRPDLDERVPEKAAEVADLAGMQAPDGRCVIDHARFGAGYGAMTDETRRALDAAARLEGLVLDPVYTGKAMAGLIAAVGAGRIRAGQRVVFLHTGGMPALFASAYAEWIANA
- a CDS encoding GNAT family N-acetyltransferase; translation: MGGDKGRAPGPVGDADIARLSEADHDELFSAFSRIVEDRDGFPQEPPLSRTDFDDYWLAHSTAVVRARVGGELAGAYYLKPNFVGRAAHIANAGYFVVAGFRGRRLGRELIVHSLDEARRVGFDALQFNLVFESNPARRLYEELGFQVVGRIPRAVDGEDALIYWRAL